Proteins co-encoded in one Archangium lipolyticum genomic window:
- a CDS encoding ATP-dependent DNA ligase, whose translation MRRLADLYDTLDATTSTNAKVDALVAYFRDTPPEDAAWGLFFLTGRRLKRLVPPKALREWVRDLTSTPEWLFDETYAVVGDLAEVIALLLDQTERPQATEELPLSRWLEERLLPLAGLSPLEQRERVTGWWHVLPRRELFLFNKMLTGELRVGVSDTLVVRALAQRAGLPPASVSHRLMGTWAPSRAFFEQLIAPDVSDGDRSRPYPFYLASPLEQPVEQLGDREGWLVEWKWDGIRGQLIRRQGGVFLWSRGEELITERFPEIAEAAASLPDGTVLDGEVLAYTDGQPLPFSLLQRRIGRQKLTSKVLAEAPAAFMAYDLLELDGQDVRALPLRERRARLESLLRDRPLFPVSPVIDAPSWEALAEVRQESRSRNVEGFMLKRLDSPYQHGRKRGDWWKWKIDPFTVDAILLYAHPGHGRRASLYTDYTFAVWNGSELLPIAKAYSGLTDEEIARLDRWIRAHTKEKFGPVRSVDPVQVFELHFEGIAASPRHKSGIALRFPRIARWRSDKTPRDADSLERLKELLHAPA comes from the coding sequence GTGCGGCGACTGGCGGACCTCTATGACACGCTCGACGCCACCACCTCCACCAACGCCAAGGTGGATGCGCTCGTGGCCTACTTCCGTGACACCCCTCCCGAGGACGCCGCCTGGGGCCTGTTCTTCCTCACCGGCCGCCGCCTCAAGCGCCTCGTCCCCCCCAAGGCCCTCCGCGAGTGGGTCCGCGACCTCACCTCCACCCCCGAGTGGCTCTTCGACGAGACCTACGCCGTCGTGGGCGACCTCGCCGAGGTCATCGCCCTCCTGCTCGACCAGACCGAGCGCCCCCAGGCCACCGAGGAGCTTCCCCTGTCCCGCTGGTTGGAGGAGCGATTGTTGCCCCTCGCCGGCCTCTCACCCCTCGAACAGCGCGAGCGCGTCACCGGCTGGTGGCACGTGCTCCCTCGCCGCGAGCTCTTCCTCTTCAACAAGATGCTCACCGGCGAGCTGCGCGTCGGCGTCTCCGACACCCTCGTCGTCCGCGCCCTCGCCCAGCGCGCCGGCCTCCCTCCCGCCTCCGTGTCCCACCGCCTCATGGGCACCTGGGCTCCCTCCCGCGCCTTCTTCGAACAGCTCATCGCCCCCGATGTCTCCGATGGCGACCGCTCGCGTCCGTATCCGTTCTATCTCGCCAGCCCTCTGGAGCAGCCCGTGGAACAGCTCGGTGACCGTGAGGGATGGCTCGTCGAGTGGAAGTGGGATGGCATCCGCGGCCAGCTCATCCGCCGCCAGGGCGGCGTCTTCCTGTGGAGCCGCGGCGAGGAGCTCATCACCGAGCGCTTCCCCGAAATCGCCGAGGCCGCCGCCAGCCTCCCCGATGGCACCGTCCTCGATGGCGAGGTGCTCGCCTACACGGATGGGCAGCCTCTTCCCTTCAGCCTGCTTCAGCGCCGCATCGGCAGGCAGAAGCTGACCTCCAAGGTGCTCGCCGAGGCTCCCGCCGCTTTCATGGCCTATGACCTGCTCGAGCTGGATGGACAGGACGTCCGCGCGCTTCCCCTCCGCGAACGCCGCGCCCGGTTGGAGTCCCTCCTCCGCGACCGGCCCCTGTTCCCCGTCTCCCCCGTCATCGATGCCCCCTCCTGGGAGGCTCTCGCCGAGGTCCGCCAGGAGTCCCGCTCCCGCAACGTCGAGGGCTTCATGCTCAAGCGCCTCGACTCCCCCTATCAGCACGGCCGCAAGCGCGGTGATTGGTGGAAGTGGAAGATCGACCCCTTCACCGTCGATGCCATCCTCCTCTACGCACATCCTGGACACGGACGCAGGGCCTCGCTTTATACCGATTACACCTTCGCCGTCTGGAACGGCTCGGAGTTGTTGCCCATCGCCAAGGCCTACTCCGGACTCACCGACGAGGAGATCGCCAGGCTCGACAGGTGGATCCGCGCGCATACCAAGGAGAAGTTCGGACCCGTTCGCTCCGTCGACCCTGTTCAGGTGTTCGAGCTGCACTTCGAGGGCATCGCCGCTTCCCCCAGGCACAAGTCGGGTATTGCCCTGCGGTTTCCTCGCATCGCCCGCTGGCGCTCCGACAAGACCCCTCGTGACGCCGATTCCCTGGAACGGTTGAAGGAGTTGCTCCATGCCCCCGCGTAG
- a CDS encoding ligase-associated DNA damage response exonuclease, whose amino-acid sequence MNVSPSLDRPPLVTVTPDGLFCPPGGFHIDPWRPVARALITHAHGDHARGGSQRYLGARPSLGLLRKRLGADSHISTLDYGERLSLGEVTVSFHPAGHVLGSAQIRIEHRGEVWVVSGDYKRDPDPTCAPFEPVRCDTFITEATFGLPIYRWDDTRLVAAEVLRWWDGNREAGRASVLFCYALGKAQRLLAELARLTDREVLVHGATHALVECYREAGVHMLPTRPVSEVEKGTSYSGALILAPPSAAGSTWMRRFGEHETGFASGWMRVRGNRRRRGYDRGFVLSDHADWPGLLRTAKETGASRVLVTHGSSDTLARYLREHEGLDAAPLSTPFEGETED is encoded by the coding sequence ATGAACGTCTCCCCCTCTCTCGACAGGCCGCCACTCGTGACGGTGACCCCCGATGGGCTGTTCTGCCCACCCGGCGGTTTCCACATCGACCCCTGGCGGCCCGTGGCCCGCGCCCTCATCACCCACGCGCATGGGGACCACGCCCGGGGCGGTAGCCAGCGGTACCTCGGCGCGCGCCCCTCCCTGGGTCTGTTGCGCAAGCGGCTCGGCGCGGACTCGCACATCTCCACGCTCGACTACGGCGAGCGGCTGTCCCTCGGCGAGGTGACGGTCAGCTTCCACCCCGCCGGCCACGTGCTGGGCAGCGCTCAAATCCGCATCGAGCACCGGGGCGAAGTCTGGGTGGTGTCCGGCGACTACAAGCGAGACCCGGATCCGACGTGCGCTCCCTTCGAGCCCGTCCGCTGCGACACCTTCATCACCGAGGCCACCTTCGGCCTGCCCATCTACCGCTGGGACGACACCCGGCTCGTCGCCGCGGAGGTGCTGCGCTGGTGGGACGGCAACCGCGAGGCCGGCCGCGCCTCGGTGCTCTTCTGCTACGCGCTGGGCAAGGCGCAGCGGCTCCTCGCTGAGCTGGCCCGCCTCACGGACCGCGAGGTGCTGGTCCACGGCGCCACGCATGCACTGGTGGAGTGTTACCGCGAAGCGGGCGTGCACATGCTTCCCACCCGCCCTGTCTCCGAGGTGGAGAAGGGCACCTCCTACTCCGGTGCCCTCATCCTCGCCCCGCCCAGCGCCGCCGGCTCCACCTGGATGCGCCGCTTCGGCGAGCACGAGACGGGCTTCGCCTCGGGATGGATGCGCGTGCGCGGCAACCGGCGCCGCCGGGGTTATGACCGCGGCTTCGTCCTCTCCGACCACGCCGACTGGCCGGGTCTGTTGCGCACCGCGAAGGAGACGGGCGCCTCTCGCGTCCTCGTCACCCATGGCTCCAGCGACACGCTCGCGCGCTACCTGCGTGAACACGAGGGCCTCGACGCGGCCCCCCTTTCCACCCCCTTCGAGGGCGAGACGGAGGACTGA
- a CDS encoding ROK family protein, producing MPREASPRPSPRKKTPRETAAPGPRTLAIDIGGSGLKALVLGPDGKALTERHRVVTPKPATPKAVMAALTKLIKPLGEFDRVSVGFPGVVEEGVTQTAHNLHKDWEGFDLAQALSKATGRPTRVLNDAGVQGFGVIEGRGVEMVLTLGTGLGCALYIDGKYVPNLELAHHPFRHEKTYEEYVGDAALKRVGAKKWNKHVQRVLEQIQPIWNPRHIYLGGGNAQLINFPLPKNVTITENIAGLLGGFALWKDEPRPQ from the coding sequence ATGCCCCGCGAAGCTTCTCCTCGCCCGAGCCCGCGCAAGAAGACTCCCCGAGAGACCGCCGCGCCCGGTCCCCGGACGTTGGCCATCGACATTGGAGGGTCGGGCCTCAAGGCGCTCGTCCTCGGTCCGGATGGAAAGGCGCTCACCGAGCGCCACCGGGTGGTGACGCCCAAGCCCGCTACCCCCAAGGCGGTGATGGCGGCGCTGACGAAGTTGATCAAGCCCCTCGGCGAGTTCGACCGTGTGTCCGTGGGATTCCCTGGCGTGGTGGAGGAAGGGGTGACGCAGACGGCCCACAACCTCCACAAGGATTGGGAGGGATTCGACCTCGCTCAGGCCCTGAGCAAGGCGACCGGCCGCCCGACCCGCGTGCTCAATGACGCCGGCGTCCAGGGATTCGGGGTCATCGAGGGACGTGGGGTGGAGATGGTCCTCACCCTCGGCACCGGCCTGGGCTGCGCGCTGTACATCGATGGCAAGTACGTGCCCAACCTGGAGCTCGCCCACCATCCGTTCCGGCACGAGAAGACCTATGAGGAGTACGTGGGCGACGCCGCGCTGAAGCGGGTCGGCGCCAAGAAGTGGAACAAGCACGTGCAACGGGTGCTGGAGCAGATCCAACCCATCTGGAACCCGCGCCACATCTACCTGGGTGGCGGCAACGCCCAGCTCATCAACTTCCCGCTGCCCAAGAACGTGACGATCACCGAGAACATCGCCGGATTGCTCGGCGGCTTCGCGCTCTGGAAGGACGAGCCGAGGCCCCAGTAG
- the gloA2 gene encoding SMU1112c/YaeR family gloxylase I-like metalloprotein → MDGPMSPPLFRALHHVALICSDYERSKHFYSEVLGFRIIHEVYRADRASHKLDLEISPTQHLELFSFPSPPARLTRPEACGLRHLAFAVQDIDQTLAELRARGVESEEVRVDPVTGQRFTFFRDPDDLPIEIYEQEAR, encoded by the coding sequence ATGGACGGCCCAATGTCACCTCCTCTGTTCCGAGCCCTGCATCATGTCGCCCTCATCTGCTCGGACTACGAGCGGTCGAAGCACTTCTATTCGGAGGTCCTCGGCTTCCGGATCATCCACGAGGTCTATCGGGCCGACCGCGCCTCCCATAAGCTGGATCTCGAAATCAGCCCGACACAGCACCTCGAGCTGTTCTCGTTTCCATCGCCACCCGCACGCCTCACACGCCCGGAAGCCTGCGGCCTTCGCCATCTCGCATTCGCCGTCCAGGACATCGATCAGACACTCGCGGAGCTGCGTGCACGTGGCGTCGAGAGCGAAGAGGTTCGCGTGGATCCGGTGACCGGCCAACGCTTCACCTTCTTCCGGGATCCAGACGACCTGCCGATCGAGATCTACGAGCAGGAAGCCCGTTGA
- a CDS encoding type II secretion system F family protein, whose amino-acid sequence MRSAQRPVPAREGSGWLATAWARHPLVAMARHRSRLTFFQGLHGMIRAGMALPIAFSDLSRGAAKDPFRQAVAQVGEAVAAGSGLAEAMRRQPRWFEPQTVELLGAAEVSGTLDTALARIVEQMQEAQRMRWRAVMLCLYPGYLLAAFLFGGSLLDTATSIMASGKADAILATFISHLLQNLLLVSSIGLGAFLAPLVLAAPAIEPHWEGLRMRVPLLGRVHRELQASRFSLVLGAALGAGVEAGLSLKMALDASGSVWLRSRTTLAVHRLRSGASLTDVVEWLDVLDGESLRRVATAERTGDLEPVLAQVSQEHTESSMRALRTLMFVVIGLLSVFLFATNIGKVVRLQGGYQSKLGELNKALDE is encoded by the coding sequence GTGCGATCGGCACAGCGCCCCGTCCCCGCCCGTGAGGGGAGCGGATGGCTGGCCACGGCCTGGGCCCGGCATCCACTCGTGGCGATGGCCCGGCACCGGTCACGCCTCACCTTCTTCCAGGGGCTCCACGGGATGATCCGGGCGGGGATGGCCCTGCCCATCGCCTTCTCCGACCTGTCTCGTGGTGCGGCGAAGGATCCATTCCGCCAGGCCGTGGCCCAGGTGGGCGAGGCCGTGGCCGCGGGCTCCGGCCTGGCCGAGGCGATGCGGCGTCAGCCCCGCTGGTTCGAGCCGCAGACGGTGGAGCTGCTGGGGGCGGCGGAAGTCTCGGGGACACTCGATACGGCCCTGGCGCGCATCGTCGAGCAGATGCAGGAAGCCCAGAGGATGCGCTGGCGCGCCGTCATGCTCTGCCTCTACCCCGGCTACCTGCTGGCGGCGTTCCTCTTCGGTGGCTCCCTCCTGGACACCGCGACCAGCATCATGGCTTCCGGGAAGGCGGACGCGATCCTCGCGACGTTCATCTCCCACCTGCTCCAGAATCTCCTGCTGGTGTCATCCATCGGGCTGGGGGCCTTCCTGGCGCCCCTGGTGCTGGCGGCCCCGGCCATCGAGCCACACTGGGAGGGCCTGCGCATGCGTGTGCCCCTGCTGGGCCGCGTGCACCGGGAGCTTCAGGCCAGCCGCTTCAGCCTCGTGCTGGGCGCGGCGCTCGGGGCGGGGGTGGAGGCGGGGCTGAGCCTGAAGATGGCGCTCGACGCCTCCGGGAGCGTGTGGCTCCGCTCCCGAACCACCCTGGCCGTCCATCGCCTCCGCTCCGGAGCCAGCCTGACGGATGTGGTGGAGTGGCTCGACGTGCTCGACGGGGAGTCGCTCCGGCGCGTCGCCACCGCCGAGCGGACGGGCGATCTGGAGCCGGTGCTCGCCCAGGTGTCCCAGGAGCACACCGAGTCCAGCATGCGCGCGCTGCGGACGCTGATGTTCGTGGTCATCGGGCTGTTGTCGGTGTTCCTCTTCGCCACGAACATCGGCAAGGTCGTCCGGCTCCAGGGGGGCTACCAGAGCAAGCTGGGCGAGCTGAACAAGGCGCTGGACGAGTGA
- a CDS encoding SDR family oxidoreductase: MKKVLVLGATSAIAQSTVRLLAARGVSLYLVGRNAERLDAVAKDARTRGAARVETEALDLDDLAQHEALVERAALALGGLDGALLAHGILGNQEAAQRSYAEAEKVLRTNFLSAVSLLTPLANRFEAQKAGTLVVISSVAGDRGRQSNYVYGASKGALSVFLQGLRNRLARSGVAVVTVKPGFVDTPMTADIKKNALFATPEKVARGIVRAADSRKDEVYLPGFWGPIMFAIRGIPERIFKRMKL; the protein is encoded by the coding sequence ATGAAGAAGGTCCTCGTCCTCGGCGCCACGAGCGCCATCGCCCAGTCCACGGTGCGGCTGCTGGCCGCCCGGGGCGTGTCGTTGTACCTGGTGGGCCGCAACGCCGAGCGGTTGGATGCGGTCGCGAAGGATGCCCGGACGCGAGGTGCCGCCCGGGTGGAGACCGAGGCCCTGGACCTGGACGACCTCGCCCAGCACGAGGCGCTGGTGGAGCGCGCGGCGCTGGCGCTCGGCGGTCTGGATGGAGCCCTGCTCGCCCATGGAATCCTCGGCAACCAGGAAGCGGCGCAGCGCTCGTACGCGGAGGCGGAGAAGGTCCTCCGGACGAACTTCCTGAGCGCGGTGTCCCTGCTGACGCCGCTGGCCAACCGCTTCGAGGCCCAGAAGGCGGGGACCCTGGTGGTCATCTCCTCGGTGGCGGGAGACCGGGGGCGGCAGAGCAACTACGTGTACGGTGCCTCCAAGGGGGCCCTGAGCGTGTTCCTCCAGGGGCTGCGCAACCGGCTGGCGCGCTCGGGAGTGGCCGTGGTGACGGTGAAGCCGGGCTTCGTGGACACGCCGATGACGGCCGACATCAAGAAGAACGCCCTCTTCGCCACACCCGAGAAGGTGGCTCGCGGCATCGTCCGGGCCGCCGACTCGCGCAAGGACGAGGTCTACCTGCCCGGCTTCTGGGGCCCCATCATGTTCGCCATCCGCGGCATCCCCGAGCGCATCTTCAAACGCATGAAGCTGTGA
- a CDS encoding NPCBM/NEW2 domain-containing protein — protein MKNRHHVRRPLLCAWSLLVAAVGCSPDTALDGEELASPVEVSTTQEALAQVDLRTYGAVCDGLRDERTAFQKAFAALSKAGGGTLLIPPGDCRVLTTAGVPWLNIPSNVTLRGVAGASRISMDADTAYDKAYRSLFSVSGKNVTLEDLELVRTAECSAMIIRLSPTSNFTMRRVTIDGGLTEGSIDAHGVIFMPGSATAIHSNIRLEQCTIRNTTYGVFQPGEHETRVSGVVVTQSTFHDNFADDLEFNSPQGEMTDVEVSHSTFRDNRSTVNHAGFGIGLANVQRANLLNNTFEGYSFEPIHIEDRSRAITVAGNTFARSYTESTSWSSHVFIINDSHDITIRGNVFDMSANTHSIHAIFAGHGGAAIYPSNILIEQNTFVPGTQGKKLFATNVQDVVMRDNRVYVSDLPWVSQKNGVGPAQRDRSNGEQGSTDGRTLTLAGVTYSKGVGVHAASEIVINLEGGGYTRFKSDIGVDDETGSAGSVVFSVYADGELLFTSGTMKGASATRSVDVSVEGRKQLRLVVGDAGDGGFCDHADWADARLE, from the coding sequence ATGAAGAACAGACATCACGTCCGACGCCCCCTGCTGTGCGCCTGGAGCCTGCTCGTCGCCGCCGTTGGCTGCTCTCCCGACACCGCCCTGGACGGGGAGGAACTCGCGAGCCCCGTCGAGGTCTCGACCACGCAGGAGGCCCTGGCCCAGGTGGACCTGCGGACGTACGGTGCCGTCTGCGACGGCCTCCGCGACGAGCGCACGGCCTTCCAGAAGGCCTTCGCGGCGCTCTCGAAAGCGGGGGGCGGGACGCTGCTGATTCCCCCGGGCGACTGCCGCGTGCTGACGACGGCCGGGGTGCCGTGGCTGAACATCCCCTCGAACGTGACGTTGCGTGGTGTCGCTGGCGCCTCGCGGATCTCCATGGACGCCGACACCGCGTACGACAAGGCTTATCGCTCGCTCTTCAGCGTCAGCGGGAAGAACGTCACGCTCGAGGATCTGGAGCTGGTCCGGACGGCGGAGTGCAGCGCCATGATCATCCGCCTGTCCCCCACGAGCAACTTCACGATGCGGCGGGTGACCATCGACGGGGGACTCACCGAGGGCTCGATCGATGCACACGGCGTGATCTTCATGCCAGGCTCCGCGACCGCGATTCACAGCAACATCCGTCTCGAGCAGTGCACCATCCGCAACACGACCTATGGCGTGTTCCAGCCCGGTGAGCACGAGACCCGTGTCTCTGGCGTCGTCGTCACCCAGAGCACGTTCCATGACAACTTCGCCGACGACCTCGAGTTCAACTCGCCCCAGGGAGAAATGACCGACGTCGAGGTCTCCCACAGCACCTTCCGGGACAACCGGAGCACCGTGAACCACGCGGGCTTTGGTATCGGGCTCGCGAACGTGCAGCGCGCGAACCTCCTGAACAACACGTTCGAGGGGTACAGCTTCGAGCCGATCCACATCGAGGACAGGAGCCGGGCGATCACCGTGGCCGGCAACACGTTCGCGCGCAGCTACACGGAATCGACCTCGTGGAGCAGCCATGTCTTCATCATCAACGACTCACACGACATCACCATCCGCGGCAATGTCTTCGACATGAGCGCCAACACCCATTCAATCCATGCCATCTTCGCGGGACATGGCGGGGCAGCCATCTACCCGAGCAACATCCTGATCGAGCAGAACACGTTCGTGCCCGGCACGCAGGGGAAGAAGCTCTTCGCCACGAACGTGCAGGACGTCGTGATGCGAGACAACCGGGTGTACGTGAGTGACCTGCCGTGGGTCTCGCAGAAGAACGGCGTGGGCCCCGCCCAGCGGGACCGGAGCAACGGCGAGCAGGGCTCGACGGATGGACGCACCCTCACCCTGGCGGGGGTAACGTACTCCAAGGGCGTGGGCGTCCACGCCGCCTCGGAGATCGTCATCAACCTGGAGGGGGGCGGCTACACCCGCTTCAAGTCAGACATCGGCGTGGATGACGAGACGGGCAGCGCGGGCTCCGTGGTCTTCTCCGTGTACGCGGACGGGGAGCTGCTGTTCACCAGCGGCACGATGAAGGGGGCGAGCGCCACGCGGTCGGTGGACGTGAGCGTCGAGGGCAGGAAGCAGCTCCGGCTGGTCGTGGGCGACGCCGGGGATGGTGGCTTCTGTGACCACGCGGACTGGGCGGACGCTCGCCTGGAGTGA
- a CDS encoding AraC family transcriptional regulator — MATTPQLLAELAASIQRFAPRDGVHPTAIERLSLIRASRPGDEPLHLVHQPAVCVIAQGSKRVMLGEEVYQYDASRYLVASVDLPVTAQVEQATPRAPYLCFRLDIDPGELADLVLQAGLPASPQRSASRGMFLGQISPVLLEAVQRLVRLLDTPEDIPALAPLAVREILYRLLKSEQGWHLHQIATKESQTQRISKVIGWLKEHFAEPLRIEDVARQVHMSTSSLHHHFKAVTAMSPLQYQKRLRLQEARRLLLSEDVDAATAGFRVGYESPSQFSREYSRMFGAPPARDLRRLRENLGVPLAS; from the coding sequence ATGGCAACGACCCCTCAGCTTCTGGCCGAGCTGGCCGCGTCGATCCAACGCTTCGCTCCTCGGGATGGCGTGCATCCGACGGCGATCGAGCGCCTGTCACTCATTCGCGCTTCGCGGCCCGGTGATGAGCCGCTCCATCTCGTTCATCAACCCGCGGTGTGCGTCATCGCCCAGGGCAGCAAGCGGGTGATGCTGGGCGAGGAGGTGTACCAATATGACGCCTCCCGCTACCTCGTGGCCTCGGTGGACCTTCCCGTCACGGCCCAGGTGGAGCAAGCCACGCCCCGGGCTCCCTATCTCTGCTTTCGTCTCGACATCGACCCTGGCGAGCTCGCCGACCTGGTCCTCCAGGCGGGACTGCCCGCTTCGCCCCAACGGAGCGCCTCCCGGGGCATGTTCCTCGGTCAGATCTCCCCGGTGCTGCTGGAGGCGGTGCAGCGGCTGGTGCGCTTGCTGGATACGCCCGAGGACATCCCCGCGCTCGCGCCGCTCGCCGTGCGCGAAATCCTCTACCGCCTGCTCAAGAGCGAACAGGGCTGGCACCTGCACCAGATAGCGACGAAGGAGAGCCAGACGCAGCGCATCTCCAAGGTCATCGGCTGGCTCAAGGAGCACTTCGCGGAGCCACTGCGGATCGAAGACGTGGCGCGGCAGGTGCACATGAGCACGTCCTCGCTGCATCACCACTTCAAGGCCGTCACGGCGATGAGCCCGCTGCAATACCAGAAGCGGTTGCGGCTCCAGGAGGCCCGCCGCCTCCTGCTCAGCGAGGACGTGGACGCGGCGACGGCGGGTTTCCGCGTGGGCTACGAGAGCCCCTCACAGTTCAGCCGCGAGTACAGCCGCATGTTCGGGGCGCCGCCCGCGCGGGACCTGCGGCGGCTGAGAGAGAACCTGGGAGTGCCGCTCGCATCGTGA
- a CDS encoding SDR family oxidoreductase, which yields MSGIQGKVVVITGASSGIGEATARLLARRGAHVVLGARRTDRLEALTKAIVAEGGSARYRQLDVTRREDMEAFVDFALGSFGRVDVIINNAGVMPLSMLEALKVDEWNRMIDVNIRGVLHGIAAGLPLMKKQGGGQFINLSSIGGHSVVPTAAVYCATKFAVMAISEGLRQEAGDNIRVTVISPGVTESELADSISDPAAREGMKAFRRIAIPADAVAKAILFSIEQPADVDVSEIIVRPTASKH from the coding sequence ATGTCTGGAATCCAAGGGAAGGTCGTCGTCATCACCGGAGCGAGCAGTGGCATTGGCGAGGCGACTGCCCGGCTGCTCGCCAGACGCGGCGCTCATGTGGTGCTGGGCGCCAGGCGTACCGACAGGCTCGAGGCGCTCACGAAGGCCATCGTCGCCGAGGGAGGCTCGGCCCGGTACCGGCAGCTCGACGTGACCCGTCGAGAGGACATGGAGGCGTTCGTCGACTTCGCGCTTGGTTCGTTCGGCCGCGTGGACGTCATCATCAACAACGCGGGGGTCATGCCGCTGTCCATGCTGGAGGCCCTGAAGGTCGACGAATGGAACCGGATGATCGACGTGAACATCCGGGGCGTTCTGCATGGCATCGCCGCGGGCCTGCCGCTGATGAAGAAGCAGGGCGGTGGGCAGTTCATCAACCTCTCGTCCATTGGCGGCCACTCGGTCGTCCCCACGGCGGCGGTGTACTGCGCGACCAAGTTCGCCGTCATGGCCATCTCCGAGGGGCTCCGCCAGGAGGCGGGTGACAACATCCGGGTGACGGTGATCTCCCCGGGGGTCACCGAGTCGGAGCTCGCCGACAGCATCTCGGATCCCGCGGCGCGGGAGGGGATGAAGGCGTTCCGCCGGATCGCGATTCCGGCCGACGCCGTGGCCAAGGCCATCCTGTTCTCCATCGAGCAGCCCGCGGACGTCGATGTCAGCGAGATCATCGTGCGGCCGACCGCCAGCAAGCACTGA
- a CDS encoding DUF1993 domain-containing protein — MNFYHFTVPQLIRTLGQVHHWLDKAQKYAEQKKFDVNVLLTARLAPDQFHFTRQVQVITDNAKGTAARLAGVQAPVFEDTEKTVEELRARIDKTIAFLKTLTPEQFQGAAERTITLPFLPGQGLKGSDYLVAFALPNFYFHATTAYSILRHNGVDVGKGDFLGEVPFFALPPSP; from the coding sequence ATGAACTTCTACCACTTCACCGTTCCGCAGCTCATCCGGACCCTGGGCCAGGTGCACCACTGGCTCGACAAGGCGCAGAAGTACGCCGAGCAGAAGAAGTTCGACGTCAACGTGCTCCTGACGGCGCGGCTCGCGCCCGACCAGTTCCACTTCACGCGGCAGGTCCAGGTCATCACCGACAACGCCAAGGGCACCGCCGCGCGCCTCGCCGGCGTCCAGGCCCCTGTCTTCGAGGACACCGAGAAGACGGTGGAGGAGCTGCGGGCGCGCATCGACAAGACGATCGCCTTCCTGAAGACGCTCACGCCGGAGCAGTTCCAGGGCGCCGCCGAGCGGACGATCACCCTGCCCTTCCTGCCGGGCCAGGGCCTCAAGGGGAGCGATTACCTGGTCGCCTTCGCCCTGCCGAACTTCTACTTCCACGCCACGACCGCCTACTCCATCCTGCGCCACAACGGCGTCGACGTGGGCAAGGGGGATTTCCTCGGCGAGGTGCCGTTCTTCGCGCTCCCCCCGTCCCCCTGA
- a CDS encoding MBL fold metallo-hydrolase, whose protein sequence is MSRHTLLLRTITVAALTAATGGGLMPPAAHAAAPQVRTQAPGFYRMMLGDFEVTALSDGTVKLPVDQLMTNTRPGQVQKLLAASYVDLPAETSINAYLINTGSRLILVDTGAGSLFGPTVGNQLLTNLRAAGYQPEQIDAVLITHIHLDHSGGLMAGDKRAFPNAVVRVDKQDADYWLSTANLDKAPADKKAGFQQAMASLNAYVEAGKLQTFDGDTELEPGIRAIATRGHTPGHSFYAVESKGQKLVLWGDVMHVAAVQFPEPSVTIQFDLDSKAAAAQRKKAYADAAKQGYWVGAAHVSFPGIGHVRAEGKGYTWIPVNYSLGQ, encoded by the coding sequence ATGTCGAGACACACCCTGCTCTTGCGCACCATCACTGTAGCAGCCCTCACGGCCGCCACTGGCGGGGGGCTCATGCCTCCCGCCGCACACGCCGCCGCACCGCAGGTCAGAACCCAGGCCCCGGGCTTCTACCGGATGATGCTGGGCGACTTCGAAGTCACGGCGCTGTCCGATGGGACCGTGAAGCTTCCCGTGGACCAGCTGATGACCAACACCCGGCCCGGTCAGGTCCAGAAGCTGTTGGCCGCCTCGTATGTCGACCTGCCCGCCGAGACCTCGATCAACGCCTACCTGATCAACACCGGCTCCAGGCTGATCCTGGTGGATACGGGCGCCGGTTCCCTTTTCGGCCCCACCGTTGGCAATCAATTGCTCACCAACCTGCGGGCCGCGGGCTACCAGCCGGAGCAGATCGACGCGGTGCTGATCACCCATATCCACCTGGATCACTCGGGCGGACTGATGGCCGGTGACAAGCGGGCCTTCCCCAACGCCGTCGTGCGCGTGGACAAGCAGGATGCCGATTACTGGCTCAGCACCGCCAACCTGGACAAGGCTCCGGCCGACAAGAAAGCCGGCTTCCAGCAAGCGATGGCTTCACTCAACGCATATGTCGAGGCGGGCAAGCTCCAGACCTTCGATGGTGACACCGAGCTGGAGCCCGGCATCCGGGCCATCGCGACCCGGGGCCATACCCCCGGACACAGCTTTTACGCCGTGGAGAGCAAGGGGCAGAAGCTGGTGCTGTGGGGTGACGTGATGCATGTCGCCGCGGTGCAGTTCCCCGAGCCGTCGGTGACCATCCAGTTCGACCTCGACTCCAAGGCGGCGGCGGCCCAACGCAAGAAGGCCTACGCCGATGCCGCGAAGCAGGGCTATTGGGTGGGCGCCGCTCACGTCTCGTTCCCGGGCATCGGCCATGTGCGCGCCGAGGGAAAGGGCTATACCTGGATCCCGGTCAACTACAGCCTGGGCCAGTGA